The candidate division TA06 bacterium genome has a window encoding:
- a CDS encoding anaerobic ribonucleoside-triphosphate reductase activating protein has translation MEIKGFIETSLIDWDGKLVSVFFLPGCNFRCPFCHNHQLWKEPQKVETVPWQKVSDFLKGKQGWIDGVVITGGEPTVHDDLPQFTRTIREMGLLVKLDTNGANPEMLKMLLDKKLVDYVAMDLKATLDPIYSQAAGTKVNLDDIKRSIEILMTGKTDYEFRTTLVPLFHSLENVKQMGKSIKGAKKWVLQQFVPQNSETAMLKNVWPYAEEYLMKMQQEGSKWVEICILRGISEIAADQV, from the coding sequence ATGGAAATAAAAGGGTTTATAGAGACATCGCTAATTGACTGGGACGGCAAGCTGGTCTCAGTCTTTTTTTTGCCCGGCTGCAATTTCCGCTGCCCCTTCTGCCACAACCACCAGCTATGGAAGGAGCCGCAGAAGGTGGAGACCGTTCCCTGGCAGAAGGTCAGCGATTTCCTTAAAGGCAAGCAGGGCTGGATAGACGGGGTGGTGATCACCGGCGGCGAGCCCACCGTGCATGATGACCTGCCCCAGTTCACCCGAACCATACGGGAGATGGGCCTGCTGGTAAAGCTGGACACCAACGGCGCCAATCCCGAGATGCTGAAGATGCTGCTGGACAAAAAACTGGTGGACTACGTGGCCATGGACCTGAAGGCCACCCTGGATCCCATTTACAGCCAGGCGGCCGGGACCAAGGTGAACCTGGACGACATCAAGCGCTCGATCGAAATACTGATGACCGGCAAGACGGACTACGAGTTCCGGACCACTTTGGTGCCGTTGTTCCACAGTTTGGAGAACGTCAAACAGATGGGCAAAAGCATCAAGGGGGCCAAAAAGTGGGTACTGCAGCAGTTCGTGCCCCAGAACTCGGAAACGGCCATGCTCAAGAACGTCTGGCCCTACGCCGAGGAGTACCTGATGAAGATGCAGCAGGAGGGAAGCAAGTGGGTGGAGATCTGCATCCTGCGGGGAATAAGCGAGATCGCCGCCGACCAGGTCTGA
- a CDS encoding 2-oxoacid:acceptor oxidoreductase subunit alpha: MSKQIKLWQGNEACAEGAIYAGCDFFGGYPITPSTEVAEILAALLPKHGGKFIQMEDEIAGIGAILGAAAAGAKSMTSTSGPGFSLMMELLGYGCMAEIPCVIVNVQRAGPSTGLPTKGAQADVMQTRWGTHGDHPTIALCPSSIEESFKLTVKAFNLAEKFRMPVILLLDEFIGHMREKMEVPKPGELEIYNHPRPKVDPKEYQHYGDGSSVGGPYAAMGSGYRFNITGLTHDKHGFPTSRLDEIQWKMDRLRDKIDRHLAELTEVEEEFLDDAEIVIFSYGAAARSSQQAVRQARAKGIKVGLLRPTTIWPFPDRIVTDVLKKCRTMLVAEISQGQLVYEVERCNKSNTKVVPVLRYDGEMITPAQILKAVEEAQK, encoded by the coding sequence ATGAGCAAGCAGATAAAACTCTGGCAGGGCAACGAAGCCTGCGCCGAGGGCGCCATCTACGCCGGCTGCGACTTTTTCGGGGGCTACCCCATCACCCCCTCCACCGAGGTGGCCGAGATCCTGGCCGCGCTGCTGCCCAAGCACGGCGGCAAGTTCATCCAGATGGAGGACGAGATCGCCGGCATTGGGGCCATCCTGGGGGCGGCCGCGGCCGGGGCCAAATCCATGACCTCCACCTCCGGGCCGGGCTTTTCGCTGATGATGGAGCTGTTGGGCTACGGCTGCATGGCCGAGATCCCCTGCGTCATTGTCAACGTCCAGCGGGCCGGGCCCTCCACCGGGCTGCCCACCAAGGGCGCCCAGGCCGACGTGATGCAGACCCGCTGGGGAACCCACGGCGATCATCCCACCATCGCGCTCTGCCCCTCGTCGATAGAGGAATCATTCAAGCTGACCGTCAAGGCCTTTAACCTGGCCGAGAAATTCCGGATGCCGGTGATCCTGCTTTTGGACGAGTTCATCGGTCACATGCGGGAGAAGATGGAAGTGCCCAAGCCCGGCGAGCTGGAAATATACAACCATCCCCGGCCCAAGGTGGATCCCAAAGAATACCAGCATTACGGCGACGGCTCCAGCGTGGGCGGCCCCTACGCCGCCATGGGCAGCGGCTACCGCTTCAACATCACCGGGTTGACCCACGACAAGCACGGTTTCCCCACCTCCCGGCTGGACGAGATCCAGTGGAAAATGGACCGGCTGCGGGACAAGATAGACCGGCACCTGGCGGAGCTGACCGAGGTGGAGGAGGAATTTTTAGACGACGCCGAGATCGTGATATTCTCCTACGGGGCGGCGGCCCGCAGTTCCCAGCAGGCGGTGCGCCAGGCCCGGGCCAAGGGGATCAAAGTTGGTCTGCTGCGGCCCACCACCATCTGGCCCTTCCCCGACCGGATAGTGACCGACGTCCTTAAAAAATGCAGGACCATGCTGGTGGCCGAGATCAGCCAGGGTCAGCTGGTATACGAAGTGGAGCGCTGCAACAAATCCAACACTAAGGTGGTGCCGGTGCTGCGCTACGACGGCGAGATGATAACCCCGGCCCAGATATTGAAGGCGGTAGAGGAGGCGCAAAAATAA
- the arcC gene encoding carbamate kinase — protein sequence MPHKTAVIALGGNAIGATGKEDIHQQFANTRQAVAGFLELIKEGYNLAITHGNGPQVGNALLRVERTFPDGIPALPLGVIVADTEGGMGYMIEQSLQNMLTAHRIDRQVVTLVTQVVVDKDDPSILNPSKPIGPYYKAEEVEALKARGWVVKDDSGRGFRRFVPSPIPRSIVNKKAVKQLVKQGTIVIAGGGGGVPVYVQADGSYEGVDAVIDKDRASAVLARDIEAETLMILTAVEKVSLNYKKPDQKDLDTLTLAEAKKHLAQGQFAAGSMGPKVEAAIQFLEFGGKQVIITSLEKAAQALKGQAGTRITA from the coding sequence ATGCCTCACAAAACAGCAGTCATAGCCCTGGGCGGAAACGCCATCGGGGCCACCGGCAAGGAAGACATCCACCAGCAGTTCGCCAACACCCGCCAGGCCGTGGCCGGGTTTTTGGAACTGATCAAGGAGGGATACAACCTGGCCATCACCCACGGCAACGGACCCCAGGTGGGCAACGCCCTGCTGCGGGTAGAGCGGACCTTTCCCGACGGGATACCGGCCCTGCCGCTGGGGGTGATCGTGGCCGACACCGAGGGCGGGATGGGCTACATGATAGAGCAGAGCCTGCAGAACATGCTGACCGCCCATCGGATCGACCGCCAGGTGGTGACCCTGGTCACCCAGGTGGTGGTGGACAAGGACGACCCGTCCATCCTCAATCCCTCCAAGCCCATCGGACCCTATTACAAGGCGGAGGAGGTGGAAGCCCTCAAAGCACGGGGCTGGGTGGTCAAGGACGACTCCGGGCGGGGATTCCGCCGCTTCGTGCCCTCGCCCATTCCCAGGTCCATTGTCAACAAGAAGGCCGTCAAGCAGCTGGTGAAGCAGGGGACCATCGTCATCGCCGGGGGCGGGGGCGGGGTGCCGGTCTACGTCCAGGCCGACGGCAGCTACGAGGGGGTGGACGCGGTGATAGACAAGGACCGGGCCTCGGCGGTGCTGGCCCGGGACATCGAGGCCGAGACCCTGATGATCCTGACCGCGGTGGAAAAAGTGTCATTGAACTACAAGAAGCCCGACCAAAAAGACCTGGATACTCTCACTCTGGCCGAGGCCAAGAAACACCTGGCCCAGGGGCAGTTCGCGGCGGGTTCCATGGGACCCAAGGTGGAGGCCGCCATCCAGTTCCTGGAATTCGGCGGGAAACAGGTGATCATCACCTCTCTGGAAAAGGCGGCCCAGGCCTTGAAGGGGCAGGCCGGGACCAGGATCACGGCGTAG
- a CDS encoding methylenetetrahydrofolate reductase, with translation MHITEYLQNRKKTLISLEITPPEKGHSIQSIYQAVDLLKPYDPSFINVTYHQQSIVYEEVDEVIKKIPRRKKPGTVGICAALANKYQIETVPHLICGGFNKYETEDALIDFHYLGFTNLFALRGDPPPGFGEFEPEKDGHRYASELVAQASNLNKGKYLEELDVADPTNFCVGVAGYPEKHYEAPNLDEDIKHLKEKIAAGASYIITQMVFSAEIFKNYVDRVRAEGIDVPIIPGIKVITSPRQLTAIPRDFHVNLPQGLVEQILSAKDPAAARKAGVDFATGLCAGLYEQKVPCLHFYTMGRGQAVAEVLENLKQKGII, from the coding sequence ATGCACATCACCGAATACCTCCAGAACCGCAAAAAGACCCTGATCTCCCTGGAGATCACCCCGCCCGAAAAAGGCCACAGCATCCAGAGCATCTACCAGGCGGTGGACCTGCTTAAGCCCTACGATCCCTCGTTCATCAATGTCACCTACCACCAGCAGAGCATCGTCTACGAGGAGGTGGACGAGGTCATAAAGAAGATCCCCCGCCGCAAGAAGCCCGGCACCGTGGGCATTTGCGCGGCCCTGGCCAACAAGTACCAGATAGAGACCGTGCCCCACCTGATCTGTGGCGGGTTTAACAAGTACGAGACCGAGGACGCTTTAATAGACTTCCACTATCTGGGCTTTACCAACCTGTTCGCGCTGAGGGGCGATCCCCCGCCTGGCTTCGGCGAGTTCGAGCCGGAGAAGGACGGCCACCGCTATGCCTCGGAACTGGTGGCCCAGGCTTCCAATCTGAACAAGGGGAAATACCTGGAGGAGCTGGACGTGGCCGATCCCACCAATTTCTGCGTGGGCGTGGCCGGTTATCCCGAAAAGCACTACGAGGCCCCCAACCTGGACGAGGACATCAAGCACTTAAAGGAAAAGATCGCCGCCGGGGCCAGCTACATCATCACCCAGATGGTCTTCTCGGCCGAAATATTCAAGAACTATGTGGACCGGGTGCGGGCCGAGGGTATCGATGTTCCAATCATCCCCGGCATCAAGGTCATCACCAGCCCCCGGCAATTGACGGCCATACCAAGAGACTTCCACGTCAACCTGCCCCAGGGCTTGGTGGAGCAAATACTTTCAGCCAAGGACCCGGCCGCGGCCCGCAAGGCCGGAGTGGATTTCGCCACCGGACTCTGCGCCGGGCTGTATGAACAAAAGGTCCCCTGCCTGCACTTCTACACCATGGGCCGGGGCCAGGCCGTGGCCGAGGTGCTGGAAAACCTGAAACAAAAAGGGATAATATGA
- the tnpA gene encoding IS200/IS605 family transposase, whose amino-acid sequence MPHSYSKIWIHLVWSTKDRLPYLTKEVKSKVIFHIREKAKTEGIYVDTINGAEDHVHCLIELGLKRSIAEAVSRLKGESSHWVNEQALMKFHFNWQIGYGAFSLAESQLNTVRRYILNQEEHHKAKTFEQEYNELLMVYNVVNADKRP is encoded by the coding sequence ATGCCCCATTCGTATTCCAAAATATGGATCCACCTGGTCTGGAGCACCAAAGACCGCCTGCCCTATCTTACCAAAGAGGTAAAGAGCAAGGTGATCTTTCATATCAGGGAAAAAGCAAAAACCGAAGGGATTTATGTTGATACCATTAACGGAGCAGAAGACCATGTCCATTGCCTGATCGAGCTGGGTTTGAAGCGCAGCATAGCCGAGGCGGTAAGCCGGTTGAAAGGCGAATCGTCACATTGGGTCAATGAACAAGCGTTGATGAAATTTCATTTCAATTGGCAGATCGGGTATGGCGCGTTTTCATTAGCTGAATCGCAATTGAATACGGTCCGCCGGTATATCCTGAACCAAGAAGAACATCATAAGGCAAAAACGTTTGAGCAAGAATACAACGAATTATTAATGGTCTATAACGTTGTCAATGCGGACAAAAGGCCGTGA
- a CDS encoding RNA-binding protein: MNLFIGSLAKEVTKEDLLQTFEPFGKVESASVVFDRTTNQSRGFGFVEMPCKAEARKAIDALSGIFNLKGKVIMINEARPKEGGGARRRF, encoded by the coding sequence GTGAATTTATTTATAGGTAGCCTGGCTAAGGAAGTCACCAAGGAAGACCTGCTCCAGACCTTTGAGCCTTTCGGCAAGGTGGAGTCGGCCTCGGTGGTCTTTGACCGCACCACCAACCAGTCCCGGGGGTTCGGTTTCGTGGAGATGCCCTGCAAGGCCGAAGCCCGCAAGGCCATTGACGCCTTGAGCGGCATCTTCAACCTTAAGGGCAAGGTGATCATGATCAACGAAGCCCGGCCCAAGGAAGGCGGCGGCGCCCGGCGCAGATTCTAA
- a CDS encoding GTPase produces MAKKRVLIMGAAGRDFHNFNTYFRNNKDYQVVAFTATQIPDIAGRKYPAALAGKMYPKGIPIYDEKELVKLIAKFKVETVVFSYSDVPYSYVMSKGATVNAAGADFMMLGPDATMIKSKKPVISICAARTGCGKSQTTRRVIEALMAMGKKVVAVRHPMPYGDLVKQKVQRFATIADLAKHKCTIEEMEEYEPHVARGNVIYAGVDYEAILRQAEKEADVVVWDGGNNDFPFYKSDLEIVVVDPHRPGHEMAYYPGEVNLRRADVIVINKEDSATKENIALVKRNITAANPEAIVIDANSPVTVERPELIRGKKVLVIEDGPTLTHGEMKYGAGVVAAKKYGVGQMVDPRPYAVGTIAGTFKKYPGIGVLLPAMGYSAQQIKDLQTTIDQTPCDLYIIGTPIDLRRFIKFNKPALRVNYELAEIGKPDLAEVIQKKFKFKKK; encoded by the coding sequence ATGGCCAAGAAACGAGTTCTGATCATGGGAGCCGCCGGACGCGATTTCCATAATTTCAACACCTACTTCCGCAACAACAAGGATTATCAGGTCGTGGCTTTCACCGCCACCCAGATCCCGGACATAGCCGGGCGCAAGTACCCCGCGGCCCTGGCCGGCAAGATGTATCCCAAGGGCATCCCGATCTACGACGAGAAGGAACTGGTCAAGCTGATCGCCAAGTTCAAGGTGGAGACCGTGGTCTTCTCCTATTCCGACGTGCCCTATTCCTACGTGATGAGCAAGGGCGCCACGGTCAACGCCGCCGGGGCCGACTTCATGATGCTGGGCCCGGACGCCACCATGATCAAGTCCAAGAAGCCGGTGATCTCCATCTGCGCCGCCCGCACCGGCTGCGGCAAGAGCCAGACCACCCGCCGGGTGATAGAGGCCCTGATGGCCATGGGCAAGAAGGTGGTGGCGGTGCGTCATCCCATGCCCTATGGCGACCTGGTGAAGCAGAAGGTCCAGCGCTTCGCCACCATCGCCGATCTGGCCAAGCACAAATGCACCATCGAGGAGATGGAGGAGTACGAGCCGCACGTGGCCCGGGGCAACGTGATCTACGCCGGCGTGGACTACGAGGCCATTCTGCGCCAGGCCGAGAAGGAAGCCGACGTGGTGGTCTGGGACGGCGGCAACAACGATTTCCCGTTCTACAAATCCGACCTGGAGATAGTGGTGGTTGACCCCCACCGTCCGGGACACGAGATGGCCTATTACCCGGGAGAGGTCAATCTGCGCCGGGCCGACGTGATCGTCATCAACAAGGAGGACAGCGCCACCAAGGAGAACATCGCCCTGGTCAAGCGGAACATCACCGCCGCCAACCCGGAGGCTATCGTGATCGACGCCAATTCGCCGGTGACGGTGGAGCGTCCCGAGCTGATCCGCGGCAAGAAGGTCCTGGTGATCGAGGACGGCCCGACCCTGACCCACGGCGAGATGAAGTACGGGGCCGGAGTGGTGGCCGCCAAGAAGTACGGAGTGGGCCAGATGGTTGATCCCCGGCCCTACGCCGTGGGGACCATCGCCGGCACCTTCAAGAAATACCCGGGGATCGGGGTGCTGCTGCCGGCCATGGGCTACTCGGCCCAGCAGATCAAGGACCTGCAGACCACCATCGACCAGACCCCCTGCGACCTGTACATCATCGGCACGCCCATCGACCTGCGCCGGTTCATCAAGTTCAACAAGCCGGCCTTAAGGGTCAACTACGAGCTGGCCGAGATCGGCAAACCGGACCTGGCCGAGGTGATCCAGAAGAAATTCAAATTCAAAAAGAAGTAA
- a CDS encoding 4Fe-4S dicluster domain-containing protein, translating to MAKTTTVEEARQTIEQDFKKGYDLPVYVYKPWCKSCEICVAFCPKQVLEMGEDRKPTVARPQDCILCGQCQLRCPDLAIFVCKERKK from the coding sequence ATGGCCAAAACAACCACGGTGGAGGAGGCCAGGCAGACCATAGAGCAGGATTTCAAAAAGGGCTACGACCTTCCGGTCTACGTTTACAAGCCCTGGTGCAAGTCCTGTGAGATCTGCGTGGCCTTTTGCCCCAAACAGGTGCTGGAGATGGGCGAGGACCGCAAACCCACGGTGGCCCGGCCCCAGGACTGCATCCTGTGCGGGCAATGCCAGCTGCGCTGCCCGGACCTGGCTATCTTTGTGTGCAAGGAGAGAAAAAAATGA
- a CDS encoding homocysteine S-methyltransferase family protein, with translation MNDREGFLNISRQRILIMDGGMGSQLFAAGLNDGDYGGHPGCHEFLCLSRPDVIQKIHTDYLSAGAQIIETDSFGGARHILAEHGLADRCFEINQQAARLAKQAAGQFSQPDEPRYAAGSMGPGSKLPGLGQISFDELVQSYLPQAQGLLAGGVDCFIVETCQDLLQLKAAVIAIDRAMKEQDQYRPIIGSVTIDQSGRTLLGSDIAAVLAALEPLPLAAIGLNCSLGPKGLTEAVYYLARHSSKPLFLMPNAGLPKLADGRTVYDLEPKDFAGQMKSFASAVGLNIAGGCCGTTPEHIRELASALKDIPARQPLETRTARISSLYQSQDISTEPKPLIIGERTNVTGSKLFRECLQKDDYEGMMKVALNQQAEQSHAIDLSLAAAGRQEVLDYQVFCSMLNTRLQLPVMIDSTSPQVVEEALKRLAGRCIVNSVNLEDGEKRARETFELCRQYGAAVVCLTIDELGMADTADRKIAVAQRLQALALECGLSEQDLLFDFLTFSLGSGDESLKSAGKETLDAITKIKSLFPNSHTVLGISNISYGLAPQARKALNSVFLRRAVERGLDAAIMHAGRIMPLHLVPPQLVKLCDDLILNRQTGSKPPLEALLAFFSHHKIGEESVAHQNFVAPAQRLEQHVLSGDSQGLEQTLKALLKEETPLFIIREDLLPAMDKVGKLFGQGKLQLPFVLRSAEVMRSASDILKPMLGKKKAEARGSIVLATVRGDIHDIGKNLVAMILEANGFKVINLGVKQSAEQIISAVKEHQPTAVGLSGLLVESVKAMTEYLEVFKAQGLSLPVICGGAALSQDYYEKTMLPLYPGVHFAKDAMDGLKVMQQLTAPEKPVTKISAITDRGSEVSEEKKVRLAPAKVKPETKPEGLKVRASQKKQRLPFEGSQVEKKIPLYLLLEHLNRRSLYQSRWQMVSAKADQAKAGQQAAAAETAFNEMWEMAIKKDVFKPKAVYGFYRARWKGYQLVVLKPKSQKEWLTLTFSEKIRGSIPAGSREELTVALQLVTLGRKVSKRCRKLNQEGKVQKEFLLHGLAAELTEALAKWNNARINKLAGWENSIRLSPGYPVWPKLAQQEKIFSVLKPVRIKVKLSESHQMDPEFSTSAIIFCKD, from the coding sequence ATGAACGACCGGGAAGGTTTCTTGAACATCTCCCGCCAGAGGATCTTGATCATGGACGGCGGCATGGGCAGCCAGCTTTTTGCGGCCGGATTGAACGACGGGGATTACGGCGGCCATCCCGGCTGCCATGAGTTCCTGTGCCTCTCCCGGCCCGATGTCATCCAGAAGATACATACTGATTATCTTTCGGCCGGGGCCCAGATCATAGAGACCGACAGCTTTGGCGGGGCCAGACACATCCTGGCCGAACACGGCCTGGCAGACAGGTGTTTTGAGATCAACCAGCAGGCGGCCCGGCTGGCCAAACAGGCGGCCGGACAATTCTCCCAGCCCGATGAACCAAGATACGCAGCCGGTTCCATGGGCCCGGGCTCAAAACTGCCCGGCCTGGGACAGATATCTTTTGACGAACTGGTGCAGAGCTATCTGCCCCAGGCCCAGGGCCTGCTGGCCGGCGGGGTTGACTGCTTTATAGTGGAGACCTGCCAGGACCTGCTGCAGCTGAAGGCCGCGGTCATCGCCATTGACCGGGCCATGAAGGAACAGGATCAATACCGGCCCATCATCGGCTCGGTTACCATCGACCAGAGCGGCCGCACCCTGCTGGGCAGCGACATCGCCGCGGTGCTGGCCGCGCTGGAGCCCCTGCCGCTGGCCGCCATCGGCCTCAACTGCAGCCTGGGACCTAAAGGGTTGACCGAGGCTGTCTACTACCTGGCCCGGCATTCATCAAAGCCGTTGTTCCTGATGCCCAACGCCGGCCTGCCCAAATTAGCGGACGGCCGGACGGTCTACGACCTGGAGCCCAAGGATTTTGCCGGGCAAATGAAAAGTTTCGCCTCCGCGGTGGGCTTGAACATCGCCGGCGGCTGCTGCGGAACGACGCCGGAGCACATCCGGGAGCTGGCTTCGGCCTTAAAGGACATTCCGGCTCGCCAGCCCCTGGAAACAAGGACGGCCCGGATCTCCTCGCTCTACCAGTCCCAGGACATCAGCACCGAACCAAAACCGCTGATCATCGGGGAGCGGACCAATGTCACCGGCAGCAAGCTTTTCAGGGAATGCCTGCAGAAGGACGACTACGAAGGCATGATGAAGGTGGCCCTGAACCAGCAGGCCGAGCAGTCCCACGCCATCGACCTCTCCCTGGCCGCGGCCGGGCGGCAGGAGGTTCTGGATTACCAGGTCTTCTGCTCCATGCTCAACACCCGGCTCCAGCTGCCGGTGATGATAGACTCCACCAGCCCCCAGGTGGTGGAAGAAGCGTTAAAGCGCCTGGCCGGGCGCTGCATCGTCAACTCGGTCAATCTGGAGGACGGTGAAAAAAGGGCCAGGGAAACCTTCGAGCTTTGCCGGCAGTACGGCGCGGCCGTGGTCTGTCTGACCATTGACGAGCTGGGCATGGCCGATACCGCTGACAGGAAGATCGCCGTGGCCCAAAGACTGCAGGCTTTGGCCCTGGAATGCGGTTTGTCCGAACAGGACCTTTTGTTCGACTTCCTGACCTTCAGCCTGGGTTCTGGCGACGAGTCGCTGAAGAGCGCCGGCAAGGAGACCCTGGACGCCATCACAAAAATCAAATCCCTGTTCCCAAATTCCCACACAGTCTTGGGCATCAGCAACATCTCCTACGGCCTGGCGCCCCAGGCCCGCAAGGCGTTGAACTCGGTGTTCCTGCGCCGGGCGGTGGAAAGGGGCTTGGACGCGGCCATAATGCACGCCGGGCGGATCATGCCCCTGCACCTGGTACCGCCCCAATTGGTGAAACTGTGCGACGACCTGATACTCAACAGACAGACCGGCTCCAAGCCGCCGCTGGAGGCCCTGCTGGCCTTCTTCTCCCATCACAAGATCGGGGAGGAAAGCGTGGCCCACCAGAACTTCGTGGCCCCTGCCCAGCGGCTGGAACAGCACGTGCTGTCCGGCGACAGCCAGGGCCTGGAGCAGACCCTGAAGGCCCTGTTAAAGGAGGAGACCCCCCTGTTCATCATCCGGGAGGACCTGCTGCCGGCCATGGACAAGGTGGGAAAACTTTTCGGCCAGGGCAAGCTGCAACTGCCCTTCGTGCTGCGCTCGGCCGAGGTGATGCGCAGCGCCTCGGATATTTTAAAACCGATGCTGGGAAAGAAGAAGGCCGAGGCCCGCGGATCCATAGTGCTGGCCACGGTCCGAGGCGACATCCACGACATTGGCAAGAACCTGGTGGCCATGATCCTGGAGGCCAACGGATTCAAGGTGATCAACCTGGGGGTCAAGCAGAGCGCCGAGCAGATCATTTCAGCCGTCAAGGAACACCAGCCGACCGCGGTGGGCCTCTCCGGCCTGCTGGTGGAATCGGTGAAAGCCATGACCGAATACCTGGAGGTGTTCAAAGCCCAGGGCTTGAGTCTGCCGGTGATCTGCGGCGGCGCGGCACTGAGCCAGGACTACTATGAGAAGACCATGCTTCCGCTTTATCCGGGGGTCCATTTTGCCAAGGACGCCATGGACGGGCTTAAAGTGATGCAGCAGCTGACCGCCCCTGAGAAACCAGTGACCAAGATATCCGCTATCACGGACCGGGGTTCCGAAGTCTCCGAAGAAAAGAAGGTCCGCTTGGCACCGGCCAAGGTTAAACCTGAAACCAAACCGGAGGGTTTAAAGGTCCGGGCCTCACAGAAAAAACAAAGACTTCCCTTCGAGGGAAGCCAGGTGGAGAAAAAGATCCCCCTCTATCTCCTGCTGGAGCATTTGAACCGCCGGTCCTTGTACCAGTCCCGCTGGCAGATGGTCTCCGCCAAGGCCGACCAGGCCAAGGCCGGACAGCAGGCCGCCGCGGCCGAGACCGCCTTCAACGAGATGTGGGAGATGGCCATCAAGAAGGATGTCTTTAAGCCCAAGGCCGTTTACGGTTTCTACCGGGCCAGGTGGAAGGGTTACCAGCTGGTGGTCTTAAAACCCAAGTCCCAGAAAGAATGGCTGACCCTTACCTTTTCGGAAAAGATCCGCGGCAGCATCCCCGCCGGCTCCCGGGAGGAACTGACGGTGGCCCTGCAGCTGGTGACCCTGGGCAGAAAGGTAAGCAAGCGCTGCCGCAAATTGAACCAGGAGGGAAAAGTGCAGAAGGAATTTTTGCTGCACGGCCTGGCCGCCGAGCTGACCGAGGCCCTGGCCAAGTGGAACAACGCCCGGATCAACAAACTGGCCGGCTGGGAGAACAGCATCAGACTCAGCCCCGGCTATCCGGTCTGGCCCAAGCTGGCCCAGCAGGAGAAGATCTTTTCCGTGCTGAAGCCGGTCAGGATAAAAGTGAAGTTGAGCGAATCGCACCAGATGGACCCGGAGTTCAGCACCAGCGCCATCATCTTTTGCAAGGATTAG
- a CDS encoding glutaredoxin family protein, whose product MIKEKRNGAMEIKVFGRPSCQVCKQAIEKIDYFLDKWKYTEQVPVNYFDMDTMDGLAEGAFYEVSDIPTVVLEEKKEELDRWVKRPPLSKELKPHLDKSFKGAAGPDEED is encoded by the coding sequence ATGATAAAAGAAAAGAGAAACGGAGCTATGGAAATAAAAGTATTCGGGCGGCCCAGCTGCCAGGTCTGCAAGCAGGCCATTGAAAAGATAGACTATTTTCTGGACAAGTGGAAATACACCGAACAGGTGCCGGTCAACTATTTTGACATGGACACCATGGACGGCCTGGCCGAGGGGGCCTTTTACGAGGTCTCCGACATACCCACCGTGGTGCTGGAGGAGAAAAAGGAGGAGCTGGACCGCTGGGTCAAGCGGCCGCCGCTTTCCAAGGAACTAAAACCGCATCTGGACAAGTCCTTCAAAGGCGCAGCCGGCCCGGATGAGGAGGACTGA